ACCAGGTCGCCTTCATGCAGAGCACCGAGGGCGCCCAGCCGGTGGGCTTGTCCGGAGTCGTCCTCCCCCAGACCGTGACGTCGCTCAGCATCGGGTACTTCGCCTTCAACGCACAAGCTCAGACGACCCACGGGCTGAGCCTGTACTTCCCGTTCTCCACGCCTCCGGCCCGCACCTGGATCCCTTTCCCCATCGACAACGGTGAACACGTCACGTGGTACTGGTTCGGCGAAGACGGCGCCGACATCGCCGACTGGACCACCATGCAGGACAACCGCGTGGGCCGGGTCGCCCCCCAGGACGATGCCGGGCCTCTCCCCCACCGCCTCGTCGGCTACCGCAGCGTCAACATCAAGAACGTCGCCAAGCCGTACACGGTGTACGTCTACCCCGACGGAGCGAACCGGCTCGAGCCGTACCAGGATCAGGCCGACACCTACGGGGACAACGGCACCTGGACGCTCAACCTGCCGCCAAAGGCCGGCGACGGCTTCCTCGGGTGGTGCACCACGGAGGTCACCGGAACTGCCTCCTGCGAAGGCGACCTGCACGCAACCAGCGGCAGCATGAGCCTGGATAACGTCACAACGACCCTGTGGGGGACGTGGGCCGCGGTCCCCGCTCCGACCTTCGAGGAACTGGTCCTCACTGAGGCAACCCTCGGCCAGCCCTACGACCTGGCCATCTCCCTTTCCGGCCAGGGCCCGATCACCTGCGCACTCGACCCGGAAAGCGTCCTGCCGCCAGGGCTCACCCTCACCGAACAGTGCCACCTCATCGGAACCCCGACCGCAGCCGGCCAGTACACCTTCTCGGTAGCCGCCACCAACCAAGGCGGAACCACCACCGAAGAACTGAGCCTGCAGGTCGGATCCAACTCGACCCCGACCCCCACCCCCACGACACCCCCCGATGAACTGGCGCACACCGGCAGTGAAGGGACCGTGCCGCTCACCGGCCTGGCGCTCGTCCTGACCGTCACCGGACTCGGCCTCATCCTCGGTCGTCACCAGTTGCGCAAGCAATAGAAGCCACCCGGACGGGGCTGAATCAAACGTCGAAATTCCCCACGTCGGGGATGCGTTACCCCTAGTCTTGGGCATGGTTTACCGTCCGCCATGATCCACCCCTGAGGATTCGCATGATCCGTCTCGGCAACGTCGCCGCCACCCTTGCCTGTTCGTTGCTGCTGGCCACCGGCTTCGCCGCACCCGCCGTCGCAGTGGAGCCGTCCGCCCCGGCCAGCTCGGAGCCGTCCGCCCCGACTCCGATAGTGGCCGCGCCGACCGCAGATCCTTCACCAACCTCGTCTACCGAGGCGACGACAACCCCGTCCGCCGAAGCGTCGGCCAGCCCCTCCTCGAGCGCGGAGCCGGCGCCGTCCAGCACGCCGACCACGGACGTTGCGGCGGCCGCCGCCGTGTCCCCGGCCACACCCGACCCGATCTACGTGTTCCCCGACAACTCGCTGTGCCCGGGCGATGGCAAGCTGAGTTGGGTCAGCTACGCCAGTGGCGCCATCACGATCGATCTCAGCTCCCTCACCGGCCGGACGGGCATCACGATCAACGGGTCCGCGAACGAGAACTGTCGCGCCGACATCACCAGCTTGTCCTTCACCAATCGTCCCAACTCGCTGACCGGGATCCACATCGGCGAGGAGGCCTTCCTGCAGGCGCGTGGCGGCGTCGCCAACCGGCTGACCAGCGTCCGCTTCCCCGACGGCATCACCGATCTGCAGATCGACCCCGGCGCCTTCGCACAGCAGTCAGATGTCGGCTCCAACACGCTGTCGGAGGTGGTCTTCCCGGACTCATTGGAGAGGCTGATCCTCAAGGCCGGCGCCTTCGCGCAGGAGGCCGCCGGCGGCACGGGCAACAACGCCCTGGCTTCGGTGACGCTGCGAGCCCGCACCGGCAACCTCACAGTGCAGACTTCGGCCTTCGAGCAGAGCAGTTCGGGTGGCAGCAATGCCCTGGCCCACGTCACCTTCGACCTACTGCCGTCCAATGGCACCGGAAGCGAGAACCTCGCCATCGGTGATCGCGCCTTCGCTCAGACCGCCCAGAGCGCCAACGCGCTGACCTCGATCAGCTTCCCGGCCGGCTACCCACAACTCCAGGTCGGCGACGGGGCGTTCGTGCAGATCTCGAGCGGCGGGAGCACCTCGCTGGCCTCGGTGGACTTTGGATCGTCCCTGGAGTCGTTGAGCATTGGCATGGACTCCTTCGCCCAGCAGGCCGCCGCCAAGACGTCCCTGGCTCACCTCGACTTCAGCGACTCCATCGACCAGATCTACATCGGCGAGAACGCCTTCCGACAGGCAGGCGATCAGGGGACCAGCCTGGCCTCAGTGGCGTTCCCGAAGAGCCCGGCGATCGCGACAGTCGACATCGCCGCCTTCCAGCAGTCCAGCCAGGACGGAAACTGCACTCTGGCCGAGATCACCTTCCCTGAGACCCTCACTGTTGGCATGGAGCTGGGCGACTCGGCATTCTTCCAGGAGGCCCCGTCCGGACACACCGCGCTCACCGAGATCGTGTTCCCCGCCACGGCCCCGGTGCTGTCCGTCGGCTCCCAGGCGTTCGCGCAGACTGGTGCCACCAACACCTTGCGGACGGTGATCTTCCCGCACTCGATTGGCCGACTGGAGGTCCTCTGGCGTGCGTTCCTCCAGGAAGGGCCCCTCACCCTGGAACGGATCGTGTTCCCGTTCAGCTCGGCTCCTGAGGAAGGCACCTGGTTCATCGACGGCGCGGTCGCCGAGAACGCGAACGTGGACTGGCAGTGGTTCGGTCCGGACGGCATCAACATCAACTCCTGGCCCCGAGTCACAGACAGCTCTGTTGGCAAGGCCAAGCCACTGGTGGTGAGCAGTCCGAAGGTCACCCCACAGAGCCGCGCCT
The nucleotide sequence above comes from Propionicimonas paludicola. Encoded proteins:
- a CDS encoding leucine-rich repeat protein, translated to MIRLGNVAATLACSLLLATGFAAPAVAVEPSAPASSEPSAPTPIVAAPTADPSPTSSTEATTTPSAEASASPSSSAEPAPSSTPTTDVAAAAAVSPATPDPIYVFPDNSLCPGDGKLSWVSYASGAITIDLSSLTGRTGITINGSANENCRADITSLSFTNRPNSLTGIHIGEEAFLQARGGVANRLTSVRFPDGITDLQIDPGAFAQQSDVGSNTLSEVVFPDSLERLILKAGAFAQEAAGGTGNNALASVTLRARTGNLTVQTSAFEQSSSGGSNALAHVTFDLLPSNGTGSENLAIGDRAFAQTAQSANALTSISFPAGYPQLQVGDGAFVQISSGGSTSLASVDFGSSLESLSIGMDSFAQQAAAKTSLAHLDFSDSIDQIYIGENAFRQAGDQGTSLASVAFPKSPAIATVDIAAFQQSSQDGNCTLAEITFPETLTVGMELGDSAFFQEAPSGHTALTEIVFPATAPVLSVGSQAFAQTGATNTLRTVIFPHSIGRLEVLWRAFLQEGPLTLERIVFPFSSAPEEGTWFIDGAVAENANVDWQWFGPDGININSWPRVTDSSVGKAKPLVVSSPKVTPQSRAFSQVLAGYRTLDLANLDAGTQTRYVYRDGRSPAAPLSRQTDVVGPANTSGGWTTTLPRPSWKGHTFQGWCSVELQGDAGCSGTLHSAGAHLTLSEPSALWAVWGEADDPEELANTGAENTVPLALLATALIILGTGLILTRRTA